A single Lolium perenne isolate Kyuss_39 chromosome 6, Kyuss_2.0, whole genome shotgun sequence DNA region contains:
- the LOC127305136 gene encoding two-component response regulator ORR23 — MRTEERNGVAGAGRDQFPVGMRVLAVDDDPVCLKVLETLLRRCQYHVTTTNQAVIALRMLRENREMFDLVISDVHMPDMDGFKLLELVGLEMDLPVIILSVNGETKTVMKGITHGACDYLLKPVRIEELRNIWQHVVRRKFSTRECVTLDTYEECNKPLSADSDYAYGQVTCGSPDQSGRPIKKRKEYHSEEEDEDEDSNGQDNDDPSAPKRPRVVWSVELHRKFVAAVNHLGIDKAVPKRILELMNVEKLTRENVASHMQKYRLYLRRLSAVASQQAGIVAALGGRDPFLRMDAFEGLQGYQAFTSPAALSSFSAHGLSSPRNNQAAVVIQGRSIHTGSVSSTTNNSIGDANKYHLSLQGNQHGKLAQGLATSLGQAQLQQKWMNEDNGDLSAILCGNSLVKGMPSTLRSVTSSTLLPQDQVECTQAKVAIQPSIRAPPASLELLEGAVGASSDPLESRVSQQGALPLCGFSGSRLPVHGPFNNNGATRLGDAFSASFRPTNDLTVARGSKVGASSFGGTIHLSPDTEQKYWSFGSGNNFRQKADESSADSLLDPKLVWSSSQLTSNVGAHHSMSQRSNNCSINIGHGARMFGQISANASPVVPQAKIDFLLSGDTSMARNASESSIPRLQTELSSSTCSFDGLLNSMIKVEKDDNAFGDDLGCDFYSLGACI, encoded by the exons ATGAGGACGGAGGAGAGGAACGGCGTGGCGGGGGCGGGGAGGGACCAGTTCCCCGTCGGCATGCGGgtactcgccgtcgacgacgaccccGTGTGCCTCAAGGTGCTcgagaccctcctgcgccgctgcCAGTATCACG TGACGACGACGAACCAGGCTGTTATCGCGCTCAGGATGCTGCGGGAGAACAGGGAGATGTTTGATCTAGTTATCAGTGATGTCCACATGCCAGACATGGACGGCTTTAAGCTTCTTGAGCTGGTGGGGCTTGAAATGGACCTCCCTGTCATTA TTTTATCGGTGAATGGAGAAACAAAGACTGTCATGAAAGGGATAACTCATGGTGCCTGTGACTATCTCCTAAAACCTGTCCGGATTGAAGAGCTTAGGAATATCTGGCAGCATGTTGTCAGGAGGAAATTCAGTACCCGTGAGTGTGTTACTCTTGATACCTACGAAGAGTGCAATAAGCCACTAAGTGCAGATTCTGACTATGCATACGGCCAAGTTACATGTGGGTCGCCTGACCAAAGTGGGAGGCCCATCAAGAAGAGGAAGGAATACCAtagcgaggaggaagatgaagatgaggaCAGCAATGGTCAAGACAACGATGACCCTTCAGCTCCAAAGAGGCCAAGAGTTGTTTGGTCAGTTGAACTGCATAGAAAATTTGTTGCTGCTGTCAACCATCTTGGAATTGACA AAGCTGTGCCAAAAAGAATACTTGAGCTCATGAATGTTGAGAAACTCACTAGGGAAAATGTTGCAAGTCAC ATGCAGAAATATAGGCTTTATCTCCGACGGTTAAGTGCTGTGGCATCACAACAAGCTGGCATCGTTGCTGCTTTGGGAGGCAGAGACCCCTTTCTGCGCATGGATGCATTTGAAGGGCTCCAGGGTTATCAAGCATTCACATCTCCTGCAGCTCTATCATCTTTCAGTGCACATGGGCTAAGTAGTCCTAGAAACAATCAGGCAGCAGTTGTGATACAGGGCAGATCAATTCATACTGGCAGTGTCAGTTCCACAACAAATAATTCCATTGGTGATGCAAATAAGTACCATCTTAGCCTACAAGGAAACCAGCATGGGAAACTGGCACAAGGTTTAGCCACATCGCTTGGGCAGGCCCAACTGCAACAGAAGTGGATGAATGAAGACAACGGTGATCTGTCCGCCATCCTTTGTGGCAATAGCCTGGTTAAAGGCATGCCTAGCACGCTCCGAAGTGTCACGAGCAGTACATTACTGCCTCAAGATCAAGTGGAGTGCACACAAGCCAAAGTAGCCATCCAGCCGTCAATTCGAGCTCCGCCTGCAAGTTTAGAACTTCTCGAAGGTGCCGTTGGAGCTTCTTCTGATCCATTGGAGTCTCGTGTATCCCAGCAGGGTGCTCTTCCTTTATGTGGATTTTCTGGGAGCAGGCTGCCAGTGCATGGTCCATTCAACAATAATGGTGCAACAAGATTGGGTGACGCATTCTCAGCAAGTTTCCGTCCAACCAATGACCTCACGGTAGCAAGAGGTAGCAAAGTGGGAGCCAGCTCTTTTGGTGGCACGATACATTTGTCTCCAGACACCGAGCAAAAGTACTGGAGCTTTGGAAGTGGGAACAACTTTAGACAGAAGGCGGATGAAAGTAGTGCAGATAGTCTACTTGATCCAAAGCTTGTATGGAGTTCGTCTCAACTTACAAGTAATGTTGGTGCTCATCATTCCATGAGCCAGAGGTCGAACAACTGCAGCATAAATATCGGTCACGGTGCCAGAATGTTTGGACAGATAAGTGCAAATGCTTCACCGGTTGTTCCACAAGCGAAGATCGATTTCCTCTTGTCAGGAGATACTTCGATGGCAAGGAATGCCTCGGAATCAAGCATTCCGAGGCTGCAAACCGAGCTCAGCTCTAGCACCTGCAGTTTCGACGGTCTTCTCAATTCCATGATCAAAGTG GAGAAGGACGACAATGCCTTTGGTGATGATCTGGGGTGCGACTTCTACTCGCTTGGGGCTTGCATATGA
- the LOC127309133 gene encoding F-box protein At5g18160-like, protein MPDGRGATLLEDLPEEIINNILVRLPSKDVGRCRAVSASWRNSTSTPEFMLRHHRRQPSLPIMDGRGMVVALGAGALWPFLPGAKHRDEIRLRGACDGLLAVSRGSRSYLCNPVIRKQALLPQPQDMIGTGQDIESKIIGFYQHHPTGELRVLWISKHLHAYNLYILTVGCDRPRHVGLRTASSSPMEDKPLNVLFRSGHFPIVDHGNLHWHPDVTGIQGQLIVFDTEAESFRWMRFPTQLCYNLKLFSMKGSLAVSGSSCCTYTVVDVWVMQDYQAEVWAFKYHIDLSVVESSRQLYLTSFENENERKPPLDSLVKWINDMDVLNECELLIMCSRKQVLRCGVDGKFLGMVNIGESNGMELTQLRLEESIVPLLYHAMQGEEEPFSSQHV, encoded by the coding sequence ATGCCGGACGGGAGAGGCGCCACCCTGCTCGAGGACCTGCCCGAGGAGATCATCAACAACATACTCGTCCGGCTGCCGTCCAAGGACGTCGGCCGCTGCCGCGCTGTCAGCGCGTCGTGGCGCAACTCCACCTCCACGCCCGAGTTCATGCTCCGGCACCACCGCCGCCAGCCGTCGCTCCCCATAATGGATGGCCGGGGGATGGTCGTCGCACTCGGTGCTGGCGCGCTCTGGCCCTTCCTCCCAGGCGCCAAGCACCGTGACGAGATTCGCCTCAGAGGCGCCTGTGACGGCCTCCTCGCCGTCTCTCGGGGATCCCGATCGTACCTCTGCAACCCGGTCATCCGCAAGCAAGCTCTCCTGCCACAGCCTCAAGACATGATCGGTACTGGGCAAGACATCGAAAGCAAAATAATCGGTTTCTACCAGCACCATCCAACCGGAGAACTCAGGGTGCTCTGGATCTCGAAACACTTGCATGCATACAATTTGTATATCCTCACGGTAGGATGTGACAGGCCGAGACACGTGGGACTGCGAACCGCGTCATCGTCTCCCATGGAAGATAAGCCACTCAACGTCTTGTTCCGTTCTGGCCATTTTCCAATAGTCGACCACGGCAACCTGCACTGGCATCCCGATGTGACGGGCATCCAAGGTCAGCTTATTGTGTTCGACACTGAAGCCGAGTCGTTCCGGTGGATGCGCTTCCCCACACAGCTATGCTACAATCTTAAGCTCTTCAGCATGAAGGGGAGCCTTGCTGTCTCGGGTAGCTCTTGTTGCACGTACACCGTTGTCGATGTTTGGGTGATGCAGGATTACCAGGCTGAAGTCTGGGCTTTCAAGTACCACATCGACCTATCAGTCGTGGAGTCATCAAGACAACTTTATTTAACTTCTTTCGAAAACGAAAATGAAAGGAAACCACCACTTGATTCACTGGTGAAATGGATCAATGATATGGACGTGCTTAATGAGTGTGAGCTGCTGATCATGTGTAGTCGAAAACAAGTTCTGCGCTGCGGCGTCGATGGCAAGTTCTTAGGAATGGTGAACATTGGGGAGAGTAATGGTATGGAGCTTACTCAGCTTCGCCTAGAAGAGAGCATTGTTCCGCTGCTGTACCATGCCATGCAAGGAGAAGAGGAGCCATTCTCCTCACAGCATGTCTGA
- the LOC127305135 gene encoding BTB/POZ and MATH domain-containing protein 2 yields MSSFAGISMVTGSEDCFIPAASKAHITPAVDAGTDSGYHLLVVKEYSRAVQDLPNGNKIWSGPFMVGGHQWCIHCYPNGGDPSCADFISLDLCLDDDSDDDHDEMEESVEAKFQFSFIDQVEYQKPMYIRARETRSFSIEHRCWGCMKFMKRDALERSAHLKADCITIRCDIMVCNDLNTQDTVSDIGQHFKFLLQDKLGSDVTFEVSGEMFPAHRCVLAARSKVFRAQLFGPMTEGVTSSAIQIKDMEAKVFAALLSFVYSDSFPKMEDETQSVEGEEKDETPEVEEGQEEEATEHVTWLQDLFVAADRYDIQQLKFLCEKHLAKHIGVTSVAPTLALAEQHHCQRLKEACFKFIEAQSPECLDKVMATDGWYHMISTHPSVLNEFVAKLVSNQNKNMKTKQ; encoded by the coding sequence ATGTCCTCGTTTGCCGGTATATCTATGGTAACCGGCAGCGAGGATTGCTTCATACCAGCCGCCAGCAAGGCGCACATCACACCTGCTGTCGACGCCGGCACAGACAGCGGGTACCACCTGCTTGTGGTAAAAGAATACTCGCGTGCCGTACAAGATTTACCCAATGGCAACAAAATCTGGTCTGGGCCTTTCATGGTAGGAGGTCATCAGTGGTGCATCCACTGCTATCCTAATGGTGGCGACCCGAGTTGTGCTGACTTCATTTCTCTCGATCTTTGCCTTGACGATGACAGCGACGATGACCATGACGAAATGGAAGAGTCTGTGGAGGCGAAGTTCCAGTTTAGCTTCATTGACCAGGTTGAGTATCAAAAGCCAATGTACATTCGTGCACGTGAAACACGAAGCTTTTCCATCGAACATCGTTGCTGGGGCTGCATGAAGTTTATGAAGAGAGATGCGCTTGAACGATCTGCTCATCTAAAGGCTGATTGTATCACCATCCGGTGTGATATCATGGTTTGCAATGATCTCAACACCCAGGACACCGTGTCTGACATAGGCCAACATTTTAAATTTCTACTTCAAGATAAGCTGGGTTCTGATGTGACTTTTGAGGTCAGCGGCGAGATGTTCCCTGCACACCGGTGCGTGCTTGCAGCCCGATCTAAAGTTTTCAGGGCACAGCTCTTTGGCCCCATGACAGAGGGTGTTACGTCCAGTGCCATACAGATCAAAGACATGGAAGCAAAAGTCTTTGCGGCTTTGCTTAGCTTCGTCTACTCAGACTCATTTCCTAAGATGGAGGACGAAACACAATCCGTCGAAGGAGAAGAAAAGGATGAAACCCCAGAAGTCGAGGAAGGACAAGAAGAGGAAGCAACAGAGCATGTAACGTGGCTGCAAGACTTGTTTGTAGCGGCAGACAGATATGATATCCAACAGCTCAAGTTCTTATGTGAAAAGCACTTGGCCAAGCACATAGGTGTGACCTCGGTTGCGCCCACTCTTGCTCTAGCTGAGCAGCACCACTGCCAAAGATTGAAGGAGGCGTGCTTCAAGTTTATTGAAGCCCAATCTCCTGAATGCTTGGATAAAGTAATGGCGACTGATGGCTGGTATCATATGATTTCGACGCATCCCTCTGTTTTGAACGAGTTTGTTGCCAAGCTTGTGTCCAATCAGAATAAGAACATGAAGACGAAGCAGTAG